Proteins encoded within one genomic window of Augochlora pura isolate Apur16 chromosome 11, APUR_v2.2.1, whole genome shotgun sequence:
- the Nuak1 gene encoding nuak family kinase 1 isoform X3, producing MEVDPVAIFAPAGPDPNGADATASCLELIKECNERSPSKERSKTPVPAPVPRKQEEPVDDATMNDASKSITEDRQEKISRQDEATRSQSLESGQNLATAFDDRSKAISKSETSESKLTSDDPFDGNDSVSLEATQREFKKLKEKALSLDSELSSETRDVPARTFERRRSKIFETAEKFNQMASNVETEKPKKIFIPGVNVGGAKRVFERKASLSSIGAPPPAKPSASKVIIDVPTDKKANKSVVEQSKQPREEHEERQAQKQEDEEEKKKEEAKKRAVDIISGAIGKPPVQRRVNGSPPVSPPGHEPKKLPLKIPVGANDSRTATVSVSTPVDTTFSFGESTSGSKQSPVSMDVREMSEAQAEEPRMSSKVEITLKSATLPRPRKTSKAEISLSGAKSSEPVAFRSEVEAKIDAFQPQKLRTQRSEVAFPVAAAIPQSHRSASLEPDIRHTTASAAPPKERIIPIQVEGDNGRSLQHSSTPPTPPTPSTPPKPPMAQRLVSQRSGSLSRQSTADSDTDSALGSTVGPEPIRKSPREYIIPIAVEGGGYVTPRSGSVEPENKTGSSTNASANTNASRSRFSRPRRMSSLLSDASEDESPFSSLHRDSEDLLQRHMHRLRSSRPSRQPPEHADSLSSGEDDDDDGFELLTAENLFSTLLSRVRSLTQRLNVDDNRNAGFPSSRLFGRLGPNSSQTFWGLNKPLSSYQTYVETRTVTTRLTESQFRHSLSRDEDGFSRKDPVDSTSPSSPGTTHGSNSTPTRETVFDIGSNTLPRDRVEREAAETTAETRVDAEAEPEPARVGKDARESLEHGFTPSLAKRLSRSFIEQTRRSLPYEKRHRRSVGSAESAPAPAIEIDADADAVSDRTEYKEHRPSANRTVRRSNSLLESTSTGRDASYRTSPLPRRSVSLFDDDCYGYGHGYGYGYDYDLDVDADVERRPFSKFRKYAENAAASAAGAGKLRRENFHGYRTDKIQEEPTTDDSFGQPSRLELDHMESYAIDNGSVSEMPDATSSVSTKSYDTSPTTESSSNTLDYNRFSYASKSDQSRSFESRLLAAENLIKESKLRNLGSNRFDPNLCSSYKENDKCEKQTLLPIGESTDPCSSSSLTKRRSCIPSLRLRSGSLTREPSGRPDRRKSFADSRDLGGFAARALSPEKSILGKLFRPSGNRDAESKQRERNKDAEKEKEKPQKSKQHRISRFLRPDFFDTPREESKYAKEKEERKAAENERRKSRFMKRKSESKAREASSVEQEKRDKELKNEINALRKDSQSNENSSEEKREKDASPVTPTPSPTPTPTPAPTPIVESAEGKKTEKQGSRNSFLHSLEKKLERLRSSEEPAAAAPSGSATKGGLASESRERSAPPGEARPAAEAGSLGKAGSAEDLTATSKPVGRTSSRSKVSSVLGLFRSTDAKQAASAIGSRTQNAILGRLKRSPPKSAKSDAAVAGEDAACCANGANGTNGTTNGSRIPTKLSGKVEPKTTKKLVAEGKKSSAGLESPKRSPPKEKPPIAKERRASSEKEPKLLAKSTDRESVDASREKSNGETKRDESAEKKGEAANGGHAVEKKILKTRKNRTLAETGSSAGSSTAESTKRDDAEKRSLTPTVKKTVKPGETVEGNEVDGTKRKKVTRTVKKVVKKTPSDGSEEKLDDTGKVAKSRTKKKPVGAADASQSLELVAKCLGKSKENGVESQTNGRFSTRSSVADGKQEPDRSGKSVGKPGCVPEARLQDSQRASRSNLKLDLSKIPQHSFRNTTPKRDSPKSESPKMSGGDFGDCRNSPKSHPPQGEELLPDKLIECISKVTHRASITGNKIVIDKPLRAKDVAELKREVTECAKMIESRAGATREATTPPPSPPSVSTTATEHEQLEEREEVREQPVTLEVRDERRDEVKETAPVATSASRQPWKESPTDLANEPFSPVDEPDSFDSWSVSSTELNHARTELRSPTSPSRCLYARTDSSAAESVIDRIRRRSFYSRFNDRRRPSLTAPPPGLGLSTSAASLPRKYSFSGHRDREHRDRSKYSAGYGLAAIGRTRQDSHRTRSFDLYADDAVAAAVAARNRSLERPRYSDTSSSPYILDARSSIEHLPPLSSSYDPLRKYIRSPTFDLSSSRTRYHSADFSIDSDLASYRSPYSGLLTEPAIDSFGSTSTLPRKYGGSAKGPKTVEYYEELLAPSVGSTDYLQIRKSPISGDYPGRCENGYYNGAKDLPRSSASSSKRNPYGENANDAEPAEQRDREEERFVERTRSRSGSTSASISASISASASASTSDRQNEAHHHSPIFDDSSIARTAAGSDRN from the exons ATGGAGGTGGATCCCGTCGCGATCTTCGCTCCTGCGGGCCCCGATCCAAATGGAGCCGATGCAACGGCCAGTTGCTTGGAGTTGATCAAAGAATGCAATGAGAGATCGCCTAGTAAGGAACGTAGCAAAACGCCGGTGCCTGCACCGGTGCCGCGGAAACAGGAGGAGCCGGTCGACGACGCAACGATGAACGATGCCTCGAAATCCATCACGGAAGATCGCCAGGAAAAGATTTCTAGGCAAGACGAAGCTACGCGCAGTCAATCCCTCGAGAGCGGTCAGAATCTCGCGACGGCGTTCGACGATCGGTCCAAAGCGATCTCAAAGTCCGAAACCTCCGAGTCAAAGTTGACCAGCGACGATCCATTCGACGGTAACGACTCTGTCAGCTTGGAGGCGACTCAGCGGGAATTCAAGAAGCTGAAAGAGAAAGCGCTCTCCCTGGATTCGGAGCTGTCCTCGGAGACACGGGACGTTCCGGCGAGAACGTTCGAGAGGAGGCGTTCAAAGATCTTCGAAACTGCGGAGAAGTTCAATCAAATGGCGTCAAACGTCGAAACCGAGAAGCCCAAGAAGATTTTTATTCCCGGAGTGAACGTGGGCGGAGCGAAACGCGTGTTCGAGAGGAAAGCCAGTTTATCGTCCATCGGCGCGCCGCCTCCGGCCAAGCCTAGCGCGTCCAAAGTGATCATCGACGTGCCCACGGACAAGAAGGCGAACAAATCGGTCGTCGAACAGTCGAAGCAACCTCGGGAGGAACATGAGGAACGACAGGCACAGAAGCAGGAAGACGAggaggaaaagaagaaagaagaggcaAAGAAAAGGGCCGTGGACATCATAAGCGGCGCAATCGGCAAGCCTCCGGTTCAGCGAAGAGTAAATGGATCTCCGCCGGTTTCACCCCCAGGACACGAGCCGAAGAAACTTCCGCTGAAGATACCAGTTGGAGCGAATGACTCGAGGACCGCCACGGTGTCCGTTTCCACCCCTGTCGACACCACCTTCTCGTTCGGCGAGTCCACGAGCGGAAGCAAACAATCACCG GTGTCCATGGACGTTCGCGAGATGAGCGAGGCACAAGCGGAAGAGCCGAGAATGTCCAGCAAGGTGGAAATAACTTTGAAGAGCGCGACCCTGCCGAGGCCGCGGAAAACTAGCAAAGCCGAGATCTCGTTGTCGGGAGCAAAGTCTTCGGAACCGGTGGCGTTTAGATCCGAGGTGGAAGCGAAGATCGACGCGTTCCAACCGCAAAAGCTGCGAACTCAAAGGTCCGAGGTGGCGTTCCCTGTCGCAGCCGCGATTCCACAATCGCATAGGAGCGCGAGCCTCGAGCCGGACATCAGGCATACGACAGCCTCCGCTGCTCCGCCCAAGGAGAGGATAATACCGATACAG GTCGAAGGGGACAATGGAAGATCGTTGCAACACTCGTCGACACCTCCAACTCCACCGACGCCGTCAACGCCGCCGAAGCCACCGATGGCTCAGAGATTGGTCTCACAGCGATCGGGATCGCTGTCGCGGCAATCGACCGCCGACTCGGACACCGACAGCGCTCTGGGTTCGACGGTCGGTCCGGAACCCATCAGGAAGAGTCCAAGAGAATATATAATCCCAATCGCGGTCGAGGGCGGTGGTTACGTGACGCCCAGGTCGGGCAGCGTGGAACCCGAGAATAAGACGGGCTCGTCGACGAACGCAAGCGCGAACACCAACGCGTCCAGATCAAGGTTCTCCAGGCCCCGAAGAATGAGCTCTCTGTTGTCGGACGCCAGCGAAGACGAGTCTCCGTTCTCGTCGTTGCATAG AGACAGCGAGGATCTCCTGCAGAGGCATATGCACCGACTGAGAAGCTCGCGGCCGTCAAGGCAACCTCCGGAACACGCGGACAGTCTGTCTTCCggcgaggacgacgacgacgacgggttCGAGCTGCTCACGGCGGAAAATCTGTTCTCCACGCTGCTGTCTAGAGTGCGGAGCTTAACGCAGAGACTGAACGTGGACGACAATCGGAACGCCGGGTTCCCCAGCTCTCGACTCTTCGGAAGATTGGGCCCGAACTCGTCGCAAACGTTCTGGGGTCTGAATAAGCCGTTGTCGAG CTACCAGACGTATGTCGAAACAAGGACCGTGACTAC GCGGTTGACGGAGTCTCAGTTCAGGCATTCGTTGAGCCGCGACGAAGATGGGTTCTCGAGGAAAGATCCCGTCGACTCGACGAGTCCCAGCAGCCCCGGCACCACCCACGGATCCAATAGCACGCCCACAAGGGAGACTGTGTTCGATATCGGCAGCAACACTTTACCCAGAG ATAGAGTAGAGCGCGAAGCCGCGGAAACGACAGCAGAAACGAGAGTGGATGCGGAAGCAGAACCGGAGCCGGCCCGAGTCGGCAAAGACGCGCGAGAATCGTTGGAACACGGTTTCACGCCGAGTCTGGCGAAGCGGCTCAGCAGATCGTTCATCGAGCAAACGAGACGATCCTTGCCTTACGAGAAACGGCACCGACGCTCGGTCGGGTCGGCAGAgtccgcgcccgcgcccgcaaTCGAGATCGATGCCGATGCCGACGCCGTCTCCGATCGGACAGAGTACAAGGAGCACCGTCCCTCGGCCAACAGAACCGTGCGTAGATCGAACAGCCTGCTGGAGTCGACGAGCACCGGCAGAGACGCGTCCTACAGAACGTCGCCGTTACCGAGACGAAGCGTCAGCCTCTTCGACGACGACTGCTACGGCTATGGCCACGGCTACGGCTACGGCTACGATTACGACTTAGACGTGGACGCGGACGTCGAGCGCCGACCGTTTTCGAAATTCAGGAAATACGCGGAGAACGCCGCGGCGTCCGCCGCCGGCGCTGGTAAGCTGCGCAGGGAGAACTTCCACGGGTACAGAACCGACAAGATCCAAGAGGAGCCGACGACCGACGACTCGTTCGGGCAGCCCTCCAGGCTCGAGCTCGACCACATGGAAAGCTACGCGATCGACAACGGTTCCGTCTCGGAGATGCCGGACGCGACGTCCAGCGTGTCGACCAAGTCCTACGACACCTCGCCGACCACCGAGTCCTCCTCGAACACGCTCGACTACAATCGGTTCTCCTACGCCAGCAAGTCGGATCAGTCGAGAAGCTTCGAGAGCAGACTGCTCGCCGCCGAGAATCTGATCAAGGAGTCCAAGCTGAGGAATCTCGGGTCGAACCGGTTCGATCCGAATCTGTGCTCCAGTTACAAGGAGAACGACAAATGCGAGAAGCAGACGTTGCTCCCGATCGGCGAGAGTACCGACCCGTGCTCTTCCTCGAGCTTGACGAAGCGGCGGAGCTGCATCCCGAGCTTGCGGCTGCGATCCGGCTCGCTGACCAGGGAGCCGTCCGGCCGACCGGATCGTCGCAAGTCGTTCGCGGACTCGCGGGATCTCGGCGGCTTCGCGGCGCGGGCCCTCAGCCCGGAGAAGTCTATCCTCGGCAAGCTGTTTAGGCCCTCGGGCAATCGGGACGCCGAGTCCAAGCAGCGGGAGAGGAACAAGGACGccgagaaggagaaggagaagccGCAAAAGTCGAAGCAACACAGGATATCTCGATTCCTGCGGCCCGACTTCTTCGACACTCCCAGGGAGGAGAGCAAATACGcgaaagagaaggaggagcGGAAGGCGGCCGAGAACGAGAGGCGCAAGTCTCGCTTCATGAAGCGGAAGAGCGAGAGCAAGGCGCGCGAGGCGAGCAGCGTCGAGCAGGAGAAGCGAGACAAAGAGCTCAAGAATGAGATCAACGCGCTCAGGAAGGATAGCCAGTCGAACGAGAATTCCTCCGAGGAGAAACGGGAGAAGGATGCGTCGCCGGTGACGCCGACGCCGTCTCCGACCCCGACGCCGACGCCAGCGCCGACGCCGATCGTCGAATCCGCCGAGGGGAAAAAGACCGAGAAGCAAGGCTCGCGAAACAGCTTCCTGCACTCGCTAGAGAAGAAGTTGGAGAGACTCCGGTCGAGCGAGgagccggccgcggccgcgcctTCAGGTTCGGCGACAAAAGGTGGGCTCGCGAGCGAGTCGCGAGAACGCTCCGCGCCGcccggcgaggcgaggccgGCCGCCGAAGCCGGCTCGCTCGGGAAAGCCGGCAGCGCCGAAGATCTGACAGCGACGAGCAAGCCCGTCGGTCGGACGTCCTCGAGGAGTAAGGTCTCGTCGGTTTTGGGCCTGTTCAGGAGCACGGACGCGAAGCAGGCGGCGAGCGCGATAGGCAGCCGCACGCAGAACGCGATCCTCGGCCGGCTCAAGAGGAGCCCGCCAAAATCCGCGAAGAGCGACGCAGCGGTCGCCGGCGAGGATGCGGCTTGTTGCGCGAACGGTGCCAACGGGACGAACGGCACCACCAACGGCAGCAGAATACCGACCAAGCTCTCCGGCAAGGTCGAGCCGAAGACGACGAAAAAGCTTGTCGCCGAGGGAAAAAAGTCGAGCGCGGGGCTCGAGTCGCCGAAGCGGTCTCCGCCGAAGGAGAAGCCTCCGATCGCCAAAGAGAGAAGAGCCTCCAGCGAAAAGGAGCCCAAGCTGCTGGCGAAGTCGACCGACAGAGAATCGGTGGACGCTTCTCGCGAGAAATCGAACGGGGAGACGAAGCGGGACGAGTCTGCGGAGAAGAAGGGAGAGGCTGCGAACGGCGGCCATGCCGTCGAGAAGAAGATACTCAAGACCAGGAAGAACAGGACGCTCGCGGAGACCGGATCGTCGGCAGGATCGTCGACCGCGGAATCGACCAAGCGCGACGACGCTGAGAAAAGGTCGCTGACGCCGACCGTCAAAAAGACGGTCAAGCCTGGCGAGACCGTCGAAGGAAACGAAGTCGACGGGACCAAGAGGAAAAAGGTGACGCGAACGGTGAAAAAGGTGGTGAAAAAGACGCCTTCCGATGGCTCCGAAGAGAAGCTGGACGACACGGGAAAAGTCGCGAAGTCGAGGACGAAGAAGAAACCGGTTGGAGCTGCCGATGCCAGTCAGAGTTTGGAACTGGTAGCGAAATGCCTCGGCAAGTCGAAGGAGAACGGCGTCGAGTCGCAAACGAACGGAAGGTTCTCGACGCGGTCCAGTGTCGCCGACGGCAAGCAAGAACCGGATCGCAGCGGAAAGTCCGTCGGTAAGCCGGGCTGCGTTCCAGAGGCGAGGCTGCAAGACTCGCAGCGCGCGAGCCGAAGCAATCTGAAGCTCGACCTGTCCAAGATACCTCAACACTCGTTCAGGAACACCACACCCAAGAGAGACTCTCCGAAGTCTGAATCGCCGAAGATGTCCGGCGGCGACTTCGGCGATTGCCGCAATTCTCCGAAGTCGCATCCTCCCCAGGGTGAGGAGCTTCTGCCCGACAAACTGATCGAGTGTATCTCGAAAGTGACGCATCGCGCCAGCATCACCGGCAACAAGATCGTGATCGACAAGCCGCTGCGCGCCAAGGACGTGGCCGAGTTGAAGAGGGAGGTGACCGAGTGCGCCAAAATGATCGAGAGCCGAGCTGGGGCCACGAGGGAGGCGACgacaccgccgccgtcgcctcCGTCCGTGTCGACGACCGCCACGGAACACGAACAGCTCGAGGAACGCGAAGAAGTACGCGAGCAGCCCGTGACCCTCGAGGTGCGAGACGAAAGGAGAGATGAGGTCAAAGAGACGGCTCCAGTCGCGACGTCGGCAAGCAGGCAGCCGTGGAAGGAGTCGCCGACGGATCTCGCGAACGAGCCTTTCTCGCCCGTCGACGAGCCCGACAGTTTCGACTCGTGGTCCGTCAGCTCGACGGAGCTGAACCACGCCAGGACGGAGCTTCGCTCGCCCACGTCCCCGTCCCGTTGTTTGTACGCGAGGACGGACAGCTCAGCAGCGGAATCGGTGATCGATCGCATTCGCAGGCGGAGCTTCTACTCGCGATTCAACGACAGACGGAGGCCGTCGCTGACGGCGCCGCCGCCGGGCCTCGGGCTGTCGACGAGCGCCGCGTCGCTGCCGCGCAAGTACAGCTTCAGCGGACACCGGGACAGAGAGCATCGAGATCGCAGCAAGTACAGCGCCGGGTACGGCCTCGCTGCGATCGGCAGGACCAGACAGGATTCTCATCGAACCAGGAGCTTCGACTTGTACGCCGACGACGCGGTGGCTGCAGCGGTGGCCGCGCGGAATCGGTCCCTCGAGAGGCCCAGGTACTCGGACACCTCCTCGTCCCCGTACATCCTCGACGCCAGGTCGTCCATCGAGCACCTgcctcctctctcctcctcgtACGACCCGCTCCGAAAGTACATCCGATCGCCCACCTTCGACCTGTCCAGCTCCCGGACAAGATACCACAGCGCGGACTTCTCGATCGACTCGGACCTCGCGAGCTACCGGAGCCCGTACTCTGGTCTGCTGACGGAGCCGGCGATCGACAGTTTCGGCTCGACGTCCACCTTGCCGAGAAAATACGGCGGCTCCGCGAAGGGGCCGAAGACCGTCGAGTATTACGAGGAGCTGTTGGCTCCTAGCGTCGGTTCCACCGATTACTTGCAGATCAGAAAGTCTCCGATCTCCGGCGACTATCCTGGAAGATGCGAGAACGGCTACTACAACGGGGCCAAGGATCTTCCGCGCTCGAGCGCGAGCAGCTCGAAGAGGAATCCTTACGGGGAGAACGCGAACGACGCAGAACCCGCCGAGCAGCGCGATCGAGAGGAGGAGCGATTCGTCGAGCGGACAAG AAGCAGAAGCGGCAGTACGAGCGCCAGCATCAGCGCGAGCATCAGCGCCAGCGCCAGTGCCAGCACCAGCGACCGACAAAACGAAGCCCACCATCACTCGCCCATCTTCGACGATTCGTCGATCGCGCGCACGGCCGCCGGAAGCGACCGCAACTGA